tgtgttttatgatttAAACTACTCCTGTGTCTCAGAATGAAAAATCATCCTAAATGCAGACAGTTGAGAATGTAATGTATGTGGGCAGATCAAAGATTTTGTTGTCTCTCTTTTTTAATTCTATTAGTTCAAACATAAGTGCACtgactattttttttaaagtagaattaataatgtattttttgttGATCACTGTCTGGTTCACAATGAATCCTTTAGTCTACACTCAGTGAATGCCTTCATAATGTTCTTTTTTATGTAGCTATATGCCATGCAAAGATTATTGATCCAAATACCTTTTGAATTTTATATTTTCAGGTATGTTATGATGGTGTTTCTTTCTATTTTGTATATCATGATGTTCGTATTTGTGTTCCATGCAAACCTCATGTAGGCATAACTGTTCTGAATCTttcttaaaataaaaaaaggataTTGTAAAACAtacacatattttttttcaaaataaaacaacaacggTTCACATTCCCTGAGTAGTTTGCGCGCATTCTTTATGTGTTAACCCTCTTATCCAATTAGGCCTAGCGCTTATGTTTTCCCGACCAAGCTTGTCTGCTGCTGCTAAGACCCAACACGTGCTGCGTGTTCTTGCATGTTTCTGTTTATTTTAGACTGCTCACTGCTGCTCATGGACTGTCCTCGGGCCAGAGGAGTAAGCCATGAACGTGGGCCCGTGCTGTGATGGTTTGACATGTAgggcacagacagagggaggatcTTGAAACCCAGCCCCTTTGACTAATGTATAATCACGGAGTTTTGCACGGTGACTGAACGCGGACTTTCAAACGGCGATAGTTATGTAATAGCCGACTGGCTACTGTGCACGGAACAAAAGCTCTGTCAGTGCTGACAGTAACGGTAACTTTGTCCCGCAGGTTTGCCTCAACTGCTCTGAAGTGAACAACACTCCAGGAGCGAGCGCAATGACTTCGCGTTGTGGTGTCTGCTGTTACAGCGAGGCAAAGCGGGTGGCTATTTTTGGGGGCACCCATGGAAATGAGATGTCTGGCATTATGCTCGTAAATATGTGGGCAAAGAATGAAGCGGAGATTCAGAGAAGCGGAGTGGCGACGAAACCTTTCATTACAAATCCCAGGGCTGTCGAGAAATGCACGCGATACGTCGACACAGATTTGAACAGGGCATTCACACAAGAGAATCTCAGGTAACGTGTTAGAAAATTCACCAACCTTCTGGTCTGGTCTGTGTTGTATGTTCAAATGGTGTGCCCAATTGTAAACATTCAGTTGTGGTATGCAGACGTATCTGAATTGATATTCATTTTGATATTTACTTTGTACTTTGTACTCGCTAACAATGTTAGTGACCTTCCAAACAAGTTGCACGGAATGTGAGTTAATTGCTGTGTTCGTTTGCCATGCACATGTTGTGACTTTCCAAACCGACTACTGCGGTGATTTGACTTGGACATCAATTGCGTATTCGTGCGCTCTTGGACGCGCGTAAAAGTGAGAAATCAATTCGTTATAACCGCACCTGTCAGACGGGGTCCTGTGCTTTGGTCATTAATGCTCGCCCTGTTACAAACATACATTTAACAGATGTTACAAACATGCAGGCAGAGGTGTCAACTCCTGGATCTGTGATATTCATCCGTAGCCTAAACGCAGAATTGGAAACAGACAAGAATGCGCTCGTGTCATAGGCTACGAGCGAAATGTGCAAACGTTATTTGTACCCTGCGTTGGGATGTTAAGCTGCCTGCCATTGTCCTTAATGGTGTCCCACTGCATTAATGTCAGGATCAGCTGTGTTTTCCTTTGTCTTCCAAAAAGCCCAATGCGCCCTCGTAGCATTATGAAAACAACCTGAATCCATGGACTGGAGGGGGGTATGGCTATCGTAGCCTAAGCGCAGTGAAACGTAAACAATGTCGTATTTTTAATATTCCACAGAGGTCGTTATGGAAGAATACCCGCCATCATTACCAGGCAATGGATCTGATTTTGTGTGCGCAACACGCGTGACAACAGTTAACAGAAATAATGATAGAAAAAAAAACCACCACTGTTGTTGACCGCGATACGCAGCCACATGAAACACAGCTGTGACGCTCTGTGGTGAAGAGGTGTCGACCATTGATACCAGTCAATAATAACGTCACATGACTAACAACCGACACAAGTGGTTCAGGAACGAGAAATAACCCAAGGCCGCTTTTTGTGTCAATAACGCACTGTGCTCATTGAAAGCATGGATTTGGTTTCAAAATAGAATATTCCCTGCATTACCgatatagcctattttttaagAGACATGTTTTACCTTTTTAAAATCAAATTAATTTTCGCCAAATCCAGTCATGGATTATctgattattactattattattattattattattattatcattattattattattattattattattattattactactactactactactacactctcCCTTGACTTAGCTGCTGTCCACTGTGTCAGTTCACCAAGTGCAGCAATGAACAGGGGTGTGTGTTGCTacaggtggtgttggtgggatcCACATCCTCAATGCCGGTGGTCTTGTTATGCATCCGCAGAGCAACAGGGGGGTTCTCACTATTTTGTTGGGCAGACGAAGAGGGGTGCCaaagggggaggacaaaggggaccgTTCTCCCTGGCCCATATGGAGAGAGGGGCctgaaattgggtcctcattacaatgtattaggtggggggccctttcagacgactttgtcctgggccctaccaaagctgtcagcgaccctgccgaggatagagggagggtggagaatcccatctggactggtaatctggcatactggACACTTCCCTGTGGACTAACAGTTAAACAGCTGATTCTGTTGTTGGGTATTTTATAATTTCTTACAGACTGACCCACGATTTAGAGGGAGCATACAAACAAAACTGCCCAGGGCTTTTTTGTTCCCTTTTCAGTCCACTATGCTATTGTGTGACGACAATTAAATTGTTATTTCTCCAAAGTGCCCCTTGTGTGGATGAACTGCCCTACGAAGTCCGGAGAGCGCAGGAGATCAATAGGATGTTTGGGCCCAAAGGGTCAGCCAGCGCCTATGATGTCATCTTCGACCTCCACAACACCACCTCTAACATGGGCAACACGCTCATTCTGGAGAGCTCAGCCGACCACTTTGCTCTCCAGATGGTTCATTATATTAAGGTGAGATCAAGACTTGAACATTAAACCAACTAAAGCTAACACAGAAGCATGACAACAAAGATTTTTCGTGTGAACTATTAGCTTAAGTTCTATGTCTCTATGTTGTATGTCTGTCAACTGAACCTCTTTTGGTCAGAAGAAACCTTTGAGACGAAGGAGGAACGTGTTAAAGTTTCCCAAAGTTAGCTTGCTTACAATTTAATGCCATTGCATACCAAGAGCTGAAAGAATGGGAATCTTTACAGATGATGGCTTTATATAATTTGCTGTGTGTTAAAGTTATTAATATCCTTGCTCTTGAAagacatgtgtttttgtgtggcagGGTATTCACACTGATTTCCCCCTGTTTTGTGACTCACTTGTTTGTTACTTTTCCCTGCAGAAAGCCCTTGCTCCAGCGAGTTGTCCTGTTCTTTTGAATGAGCACCCACTGCTTAAGTATTCAACCTCACGCTCTGTAGCTAAGCACCCCATTGGTAAGACCAAAGTACAGACTTGAAAGAAAACATTGTGTGAAATGGCAGTGCTGGCTGTGTGAAACATTTTTTCCTTTTGCCTCCCACACAGGACTTGTGTCCTTAGATCTCCTGAGTTTCATCACAACAGCATAGCTTTTGACCTTGATTAATTCTGTtgggttatttgtttgttttaagcAGTCAGTTAAATGGTTCACGACATATACCATTTTGCTCGAAACCTCATGTTTTAAAATCAGTAATGGGAACTTGGTGTCACTGActttttcaaatgtatttttatggtGTCGCTCACTTAATTTTTGTTTTCTTGGTCTATATTACTTTGTTCAGTACTCAGCTCTTATGAggtagatgtgtgtatgtgttttgttattTAGTTTTACAGTAGTGATAGAGTGCCTGAAGCAGCAGTGACGTTGTAATCTTTTTTTCTCTGCTCTTATTGCAGGACTTGAGGTTGGTCCGCAGCCTCAGGGCGTATTGCGGAGCAACATCTTTGAGTCCATGAGGGTGATCATGAAACATGCCCTAGATTTCATCGAGCTTTTCAACAATGGTGagcacacagtacattttcaGCCACAGTCAGTGTTGTGAAAGTGATATTGTggtcaccagaggtgtcaaatgtaCCGGTAATAGTAAAAAATACACATAGGTACCATATCTGAGTAACCATTAGACCTGTCTACTTGTGATCGTACGATGAGTTGACTCTGTGGTGGGTGGTccttgtggtgggtccttgtttgttttttttgttttgttttttcagtaacaacacagtctatctatcccatcgggtacaatggagtaaatggtgtaacagctatgtaatatcatgtgctagtgttgtacttacaccatgcatttactttcacttttgacacttCCGGTGGTCATACACAAGCCTGATGCACACttttgtccacacacacaaagctttgaATGTCCCCGGTAAGCTTTTAGACGGAGTGAAGACAATAATGCTAAAGAAAATCATTGCAACCTTCAGTCTAGACAACCTAAGTAAAGCGTAGATTGTGAATGCAGCCCATCAGACATGTCATTTCACTTCAATTTTGGAGATCGTACAGTGCAATCTCCCATTATTCCAAACTCTCTGAAGCCCTTAATGTTATGCCCTGAAGCGACAGTCTGTATTTTAATGAGTGACATTTTGAGGTTGACGCTCATGATCATGTAAGGGTGCTGACTCACAGTGCTCCTCTTCGTTCGCTTCAATTTGAAGAAGGAGAAAAGGACTAAACCtagactttgacttttttttttgactAAAATACCCTCTTTGCCAGACTTCCCTTTTTTGTGCTATTTCGTGCATGCGTCGCACACCGTGTGCTTTGCAATGTCTGCATTTCCCCCAGGTCTAGTGCAATGTCAGATTTTCCACTGTCTCTGTGGTCTCAACTCCACCCCTCACCACCCCATTCCCTTGCAAACATCCCACCACCCAATCCACTGTCCCGACATAAACACGGGTGTGTGGGGGCCaagtgtgggtgagtgagtggggcACAGCCTCTGCTTGAATAGAGTGGTGAATGGAGCTCTTGTCGGAAATTGGTCGGCGTCCATGTCATTAGGAGGGGAGTTTGAGCTCGGGGTGTTCCAGTCTGGTGCCGTCCGTGGACCAGCCATGTGCTACGGCATGAATGCCTCACTGTGGTGtcgagttgtttttttttctttctgcctctcttttcctttctcttccgTTGCTTGCAAAGAACTCTTCCCACGTGTTGATCCACATGGTCTGATGTtttgcgtgtgtaggtgtgtgtgtgtgagagagagagagagcgcaagcatCAAATGGACATTGTTACTCACACATGCTGAGATATTGGCCTACGCGGCGGTCGTCCATCAGCGAATAAGCAGCTGAATGCCATTGTCCCATCATCTACTAAGAATGTGTTTGCACACACTCACCAACGTGGCGTAGCAGAGGAGTGCAGCAGTCGGCATAAATATGGTGCATCAGCAGCATGGCATGATTACTCGCCCCAGTGGAAACGTACAGACCTTAATGCCAAGCAGACCTTTTTTATACAGATGGTACACAGTGTGCACATGTTGCATAATCAAATTATTGTGTATCGCACATCACCTGCAtcacacttgtgttttttttcatctgtAGCTAAAAGTagatcatttgttttttttgttttttttttaaaggtaaacACAGAAGATAAATAAGAGACAGGACacaatagaccagtggttctcaaccttttttgaacaaacaaacTTTTACCTCTGTagacaaagcaaacaaacaaaatgaacaaaaaagacTCCAGCCTCTCCCTCAAAGATGGAGCCAGGAGTGCAGTGGTCTTTCCGATGCGATCATTTGGCATTGTTGATGAACctaatttgtatttgtgtgtttttatttgttgttgtctGTCTGTTGCACAGGTGTCGAGTTTCCTGCCTGTAGTGTGGATGTATTTAAAGTTCAGGAGAGGATGGACTATCCCAGAGACACCAATGGCAACATTACGGCCATGGTGCATCCGGACTTGCAGGTATAAAGCACAACATTGTGCATTCGACAATGCAGGTTCATGTATATTGTTTGACCTGTCGTTAAGGTTGGCGCTCATGTTCATGTAAGCGAAAGACAGTCATTTCCAAccaaacattctataaaaagattGTGttcaatgcaagattctaaaattccaaattgtattgtatagcgcccagaattctatataACTATCACTGCCCAAACATTCCCATCACACACTCTTAAAGATTAACATTGCTATTCAATTACTTAGTATTTACTTTGCAATTACCATTTTTTACCCATTAGGTACAATGCAACTTcactctgttacccagttgttacccagaaaataaaCAGTAATTAGGGCACTGTAAACAAAAGTGCCTGTTTTAGAGGAATTTATGCATGTTTTTGAATTTATATTGCTTATGTATTTTGCTCTGAAGTTGTTCTCATAAACAGCAACaccaccactactgtaggtgcATCCAGATTTGCAAGCACGATCATGGCACAACATCATACATTTGATTATGCCATTTGTTCCTATATATGTCattttatttacatgtatttTGCACTGAAAATTGTTGTCTCAAATGGCAAAAGGGTGCATCTTGTATTTACAGGTTGAGTATACATGATTTAGCATTTTATTATGTTGGTTGCTTTTTATATGCAATTTATTTTGCACTGCAGCACCCAAAAATGAGTTCGTTTGCTAAGATATTTCCACGCTGTCATGAATACATTAGCTTTTAACTTAGAGCTGGGAGGCATTGCAGGATGATGTCCGTGAAAGCGCGTGCATGTTCCTGTGACTCAGAAAGCCATGCTTGTTTCCTTGACACCAAGGCCTCTGTATTTTTCCACCCAATCActggaaaagaaagaaggaatctGTTTTGACTGTCTGTTTGAGCATGGTGAATGAATCTCAGTGTCTTGAAGTATTTTCTTGAAATGCAGCCGACTTTGAAGGCTGGTTTGTATTGTTAAAATTATCCATTTATTAGGATGAGCTGAAATGGATAAACTAATAAATGTTAAAACTTAGTAATGGAGGCTTTGGTGGACCAAAACATGCAGTCTTTAGCAAGTTACACAACCAAGTCTGAGTGCATCATTGCACATCTGTATATCCCTCCCATTCATCAGTAACCAAAGGTCATTGGTCAACTTAGGGGTCAGTTGACATCCTGGGGAATCTAACTATTGTTTAACATAACATAGACAGAGAAATGAAGAAATTACAAGAAAATTATTTCTTGTATGTGTCCACTAAAACTGACGTCTTTTTTGGACCGCGAGTCGCATCTTTCTTTCAGTCAGAGTTTCAGGAACCTGTATACatagcgaccttgggtgttttgaaaggtgctatgtaaaatgaaagtattattattattattattactattattattattattattattattattactattattattattatgtcacacAGGCAAAAACTGACTAACCTTTTTAGCAGGTCTAAAAGGCGTTAACTAGCACCTGCCCTGGGGCTTTTTGGACAGATTAATGACTTATCTGGTATCACTCCTCTTAGCTTGTGTCAGGTTTTTAAAGGTCTGCAGTGCATTTTTACATGTGCAAAAGCTGCCTAACACACTAAAGACATGAGGAAAAGCAGAAAAGCCTCTCAGGGGGCCGGTAAGCTTCCTCAAGAACTATGTAACAATGTATAACTATGTATATATGTAACTATGTATACACCTCAGTGTATAtctttcctggtaaaataaagctaaaaactaaaactaaaatgtaaaaacaaagttttcttcactcattctgtttttttcctctccttttctttccccttGTGTCATTCTACGTTCTTTCACTACTCTTTAGGATTGTGACTGGGAACCTTTGAACCCAGGTGACCCCATGTTCCAGACTTTTGATGGCAGAACCATCCCATACGAGGGCTCCAGCCCTGTCTATCCTACCTTCATTAACGAGGCGGCCTACTATGAGAAACAGCAGGCATTTGTAACGACCCGACGAGAGACATTGGCATCTTACGCCATCAGAAAAgcagagtagtagtagtaaatcATAGCTTAGGATGGACACACAGGTGGTACTTTTTGTGTAACCCTGACACACAAATAACAATAATTCTGAAATACTGTAAGATTATAAAACTGCACTTTTGCACCGATTTGTAAAATCATACAAAGAAATGCTTTTCCAGAAACTGCTTAGTGTGAGAGAAATATTTTTTAACACCTATTTTACTGCTAATCTTTGAATCAACTATGCAAGTAAATTCCACACGTGGGAGTGTGTTAtgtaaaatactgtattttgaaacatttttttgtaatattCTTGTTTAAAAGCCTTTGCTGGCAGACTCCATAGCTTTAGATCTATTTTAGGAAAGAAAACAAGATTTGTATGTCTTAAAGAATAATCGTTTATGTAATTCATCAGCTTGACTGGGCATTTTATGTAAATATTCATAACAAGCTAAAACACTCCTCTTTAATCTTGCGTGCTTCTCAGGAATGGGAGATGAGTCGTTGTGAAAGCAGATACACACAAATGACTGTATCATCACACTTCATAATAACCTCACTTTTGGTACGTCCAGTCTTTGGGTAATGGATTCAAATAGCCTTAAACTCTTCCAGGAACCTTTGTCTGTGAGTCGTGATAACACTGGTGCTGTTCCTTGTGCTCGCCTTAACAAAACTGGGATCATTTTAAACTTTAAGGGGCAAGCCCCATAGATGTGTGTGCAATACATTTTGCCCGTGGCATACTAAGAGGAAAGATATTGTTATTTCCTTACTTGTCTCCTTTAATAGTTGTGAGTTAATTGATCAAGTGCATTGTGGTAATGTCGAAATGTGCAAATGACTTTAATATGAGGTGAAATGTTTCTAAGCTCGTGTACGTTTTCCGTCATCGTATGGACATTGGTAAAAATGTTCTAAAGTCATTCTGGTGGTGATGTCCTGGAGTATGTTTAGCCGTTTCTGGTGATTTAAGAGTCTTTAATGTCAGTAGATTTTTAAAGTCAAAAAGCTAtgcaatattttctatgtataTGCGTAAAATATTTGATTCTATTGTCTTGTCCTATAAGGTAAAGTGATGTTTTCATGGCACCATATGCACCTGATATAAATGTGTCTGAGCCGCCTTTGAGTCTCCATTTGTTCTATGTGGAAAGGTTTCTTCTGTTGTACTCTTTTAGAGTTGCTTTAAAACATGAATCTTAACTGGTTGGTTTTGTGTGTCATCCTTACCTGCCTTGCACGTACAGTATTACCTGTTTTTGTTGGAATGTTGGGATAACCCCCACACATGGTCCTACTTTCCCAAACCAACTGAGTCCTTTCCCCACAAGCTCACAAGGAGGCAGCCTAACCATAGAAAGTATTTTCTGTTTTCATCTGCACTTTGCTGCTGCACTGGTt
This window of the Engraulis encrasicolus isolate BLACKSEA-1 chromosome 7, IST_EnEncr_1.0, whole genome shotgun sequence genome carries:
- the aspa gene encoding aspartoacylase, with translation MTSRCGVCCYSEAKRVAIFGGTHGNEMSGIMLVNMWAKNEAEIQRSGVATKPFITNPRAVEKCTRYVDTDLNRAFTQENLSAPCVDELPYEVRRAQEINRMFGPKGSASAYDVIFDLHNTTSNMGNTLILESSADHFALQMVHYIKKALAPASCPVLLNEHPLLKYSTSRSVAKHPIGLEVGPQPQGVLRSNIFESMRVIMKHALDFIELFNNGVEFPACSVDVFKVQERMDYPRDTNGNITAMVHPDLQDCDWEPLNPGDPMFQTFDGRTIPYEGSSPVYPTFINEAAYYEKQQAFVTTRRETLASYAIRKAE